The DNA sequence tttctgcatcagTCCAAATGTCATTAACGTTTTCGTGCTTTCATTCATTTAGGTGTCTCTTCTGCTATATCTAGGATGTGTTTTAACCTTTATCTGCACAAGCCAACACAACGATTAGAATATTTCCTGGGATTAAATTTCATCCTGAAGCCAAATTTTCCAAgatttctgtccttttgtttTACAAACATGATGTTAAGACTCAGAACTAGTTTCTCTTTTAGCAATTCTTGTATTTTAACTGCGACAATCATCAACAACACATCTTTCTCTGTGTTGGTTACCTGAAAACGAGGCTTGTGGGGTCTTTACCTCCTGATTGGAATCCTTGTACACATGTCCACAACACTGACGACAACGCTCCATCCTGTCTGGGTGACCTGCTGGTCTCTCTACGTTCGCATAGAGGTCAAAGTCATCAATCATGTCCATCTGTTCTGAtggtcctgctgcagatgtcttgAAACACTTACACAGCATTCATCTTTAACACTTGTCTGGTTTTAAATAAGAGGAACTGTCACTTCTGCTATCACTAAACGTGATGTTGTATAAACATAAAatgctggaagaaaaaaactgagCTCAACTGGCTTTTACCACTTTAAATTGAATAATGTCGACtaaagagggagagcagagacgtgTTGATCAGTTATTAAAAGCTTATGAAGcacaatattatttattttgttcattgCCAAACTGGCCCAGAGTTGTAATAACAAGCATAATAGATCACATCAttgacacaaagctgctgccaTTTTAGTAACTACCAGtgagtaaataaacagacccaaagctgctgatgcgACTGGTTCATTCGTGCATCACAGGcaccagttttcctgcttcaaaatgcaccgacacacagtgaaaatacactttcacaaaccaaatatttcagAAGCAGAATGTCCTGTTTTCAAGGTCTTTTAGCTGATTATCAATGCATCACCAATACCGTTACCATGGTTTCAGAGGCGACAAAAGATTTAATTGCTGATTTGTTTACATGTCGGTCACtgaaaaagcttcttttcaCAGATCCACAAGAGGGAAAGGGAGCAGGATTCAtcgttccagctcttttctgcattGAAGTTCTTTATATCAACACAGTTTTCGCCTTTCCCGCCGTTCGGCTCCTTTGAACTCCAgtaactggagaaaaagaagacttgtgtcagaaaacaaccaaagttAGTCCTCTTATCAAAGACAGTAACCTTGTAGACATCGCCGTCCCGTCCACCCATTTCCACGACCCCTCGTTGGTCACGTCGGTCAAGCCGATCCACATGTACTTCTGGAACCGGTTGGCAAAAGCCTTGTTTCCAACACAAACCAtcaaaaaggtgattaaattaaactctCTGGTGAATATTTGGTCCTGCTCTTGTGAACTGTGATACCTGCTCTTCTTCGCTGTTGATGATCAGCAGGTCTGCACCTTTCTGACGACAGTCgcttctgctctgatcccaGGTTTTCTTGGTGGAGGAAACTTGGTAGAGACTTCCGCTGAAATACACCCATCCTTTTCCAGCGgggcaggaaacagaaaaacgAAACGCAAATGCATAAACTGTTCTTCCGCATCAGGGGTCTTCGGCCCAGTTCTACAAGGGCTctcatccagccaggttttctgtccaccCAGGTAGACACCTGCTTTGACCTGAGGTTCCAGTGCCCTCGGTAAAAActgggcaggagggaaaacctggctggattcgaAGCCTTGTCGGACTGGGTCGATGACCCTTGTTTTCCAGAATGATCAAGGCACCAGAATCATACCAGGATTATTCAGAGATCTCTTCAGGTTAGCTCTCTCCTCAGTCAATCTTTCCAAACTGGCAattgaatctaaaaaaaaaccaacaacaaacaaattatttaaactatttaaaatgcACTTCTGCAGCGTATTTTAGAGGAAATCATGCGATGAAGGTAAAATCCATCAGAACTCATTTACCCTGAAGCTTTTTCTGGACTTCCTGTGCGGCTGTGCTCAGCTCTTTCACTCGCTGTTGCAGCTGGTCCTTCTCTTGGGTACGTTGAATGTAATtagtctgtatttgatccttttctttaaccaggttatcattactggtctgtatttgatccttttctttaaccagtttatcataactggtctgtaactggtagatctgtctcgtcaggttaccttctaactggtgtctttccctgatgaggtcattgtgaccggtctgtaactggtagatctgtctcgtcaggttaccttctaactggtgtctttccctgatgaggtcattgtgactggtctgtaactggtctctctcctgcttcaggctcttgtgaccggtctgtatttgatccttttcttcagccaggttatcataactggtctgtatttgatcatTTTCCTTAACCAGTTTATCATAACTAgtctgtaactggtagatctgtctcgtcaggttaccttctaactggtgtctttccctgatgaggtcattgtgaccggtctgtaactggtagatctgtctcgtcaggttaccttctaactggtgtctttccctgatgaggtcattgtgactggtctgtaactggtctctctcctgcttcaggctgttgtgaccggtctgtatttgatccttttcttcagccaggttatcataactggtctgtatttgatccttttctttaaccaggttatcataactggtctgtatttgatccttttctttaaccaggttatcataactggtctgtatttgatccttttctttaaccagccTTATGTAACTTGATTGCAGTTGGTCCAGTTCTTTGGTGACATTGTTGTAACCAGTCTGCAACTGGTCTCTTTGTTTAGTCAGGTTTTCTAACCAGTTCTGGCTGGTGTTAAGGTGGTTGTAACTGGTCTGCAGGTGGTCATTGTCTTTAGTCAGTTTGTTGTTCCTCTTTTGTAACTGGTCTCTCTCTGTAATGAGGTTGTTGTAActggtctgcagctgctccttttcCTTCATCAAATTGTTGTAACTAGTCTGTAACTTCCCCGTCTGCTTCGTCAGGTTATCCCTTAACTGGTATTTCTCTGCGATGGCATGTGTATAACTGGTCTGTATCTGGTCTCTCTCTTTAGTCATGTTGTAGCTGGTCTGTAACAGGGTCATCTCCACTTCTCTGTTAGCTTTGCCGCTGTTAACTGTttaaaacatcaacagtgaGGATTAGAATCGGCTTCAAGATTCTGTGGCTGGTTTAAATGCCCATACTCACAGATAGAACTCAGAGTTTCAAACCGAATCAAAAGTCCaataaaaaggaggaggaggaggaggaagagcaggcagaaaaacaacacagcacatctggaagaagATTTCTTTACTTTTCCATCACCTGAAGGTAAAGCAGTGAATAACCACATTCATACCAAAACGCCATCCCTCAAAATTACTCCTCGCTCAGgttctgtaaataataataataatgtcattaCCTGCTACATTGATGACTTTACTGTCTGCACCAAATTTGATCAGAGAGTCACAGGAGTCTTCCTTTGTTGTGGAAATTTTTTCATCCTTAACATAGAAAACCATCGCCATATTTCAAACGTATGGATGAGATGACGGTCTTGTTGAAAGTGAAGTTTTCCGTTTGTATCCTCCCTTATGATCTAGCTGGagcatctctctcctcccctccttccttatttaagttttgtttttgcactaaTGCTTAATAAGTAAAATCCAACAAAACCTGCAaagctctgcaaaaaaaaactgatgtgtGCATTTTCACACAGCAGAGCGGCTGGGCTCTTCTTTg is a window from the Takifugu rubripes chromosome 17, fTakRub1.2, whole genome shotgun sequence genome containing:
- the LOC115253248 gene encoding CD209 antigen-like protein 2 isoform X3 — encoded protein: MGFLYTKHSSEKQLARLVTIYTNMTSQLLTQNREVQQRFNNLSKDTDELQKMLRGWVYFSGSLYQVSSTKKTWDQSRSDCRQKGADLLIINSEEEQAFANRFQKYMWIGLTDVTNEGSWKWVDGTAMSTSYWSSKEPNGGKGENCVDIKNFNAEKSWNDESCSLSLLWICEKKLFQ